In Acidaminococcus fermentans DSM 20731, one genomic interval encodes:
- a CDS encoding sensor domain-containing diguanylate cyclase translates to MIEAADFCRLAELAPFGIYLVRPDRTIIYWNKEAEHITGYTKKEMTGCHCPETTLNHMDEQGTPLCDTYCPILTCMDQKKALSRKLLFTQKDGTIGVLKVHFIPLPDKNGRIKLVAEIFEKVSQLEKETPIVENLCSLAYHDPLTGLPNRMFLEALLKMRFSEFSRLHRLFAVFFSDIDHFHDFNEQYGHQAGDHMLKAFARTITGSMRESDTVGRWGGEEFIGICPIGKKEDIVPLAARFHQLVSQISVDHEGTPLHITMSLGITTVQEGDTPESIIDRADRFMFAAKKKGRNTTVHDNLD, encoded by the coding sequence TTGATCGAAGCAGCGGATTTTTGCAGACTGGCGGAACTGGCCCCTTTTGGCATTTACCTGGTCAGACCGGACCGGACCATCATATACTGGAACAAAGAAGCCGAACATATAACAGGTTATACGAAGAAAGAAATGACAGGCTGTCACTGCCCGGAAACCACCCTGAACCACATGGATGAACAGGGTACCCCCCTGTGCGACACCTACTGCCCCATCCTGACCTGCATGGACCAGAAAAAAGCCCTTTCCCGGAAACTGCTTTTCACCCAAAAAGACGGAACCATAGGGGTCCTGAAAGTCCATTTCATCCCCCTGCCGGATAAGAACGGGCGGATCAAACTGGTGGCGGAAATTTTTGAAAAGGTCAGCCAGTTGGAAAAAGAAACTCCCATTGTGGAAAACCTCTGTTCCCTGGCCTACCACGATCCCCTCACCGGCCTGCCCAACCGGATGTTCCTGGAAGCCCTGCTGAAAATGCGTTTTTCGGAATTTTCCCGGCTGCACCGGCTCTTTGCGGTGTTTTTTTCAGACATCGACCATTTCCACGATTTCAATGAGCAGTACGGGCACCAGGCCGGGGACCATATGCTGAAAGCCTTCGCCCGGACCATCACCGGTTCCATGCGGGAATCAGACACTGTAGGCCGCTGGGGCGGCGAGGAATTCATCGGCATCTGCCCCATTGGCAAAAAAGAGGACATTGTTCCCCTGGCCGCCCGTTTCCACCAGCTGGTATCTCAGATTTCCGTTGACCATGAAGGGACTCCCCTCCACATCACCATGTCCCTGGGCATTACCACCGTACAGGAAGGCGATACTCCGGAATCCATCATCGACCGGGCGGACCGGTTCATGTTCGCCGCCAAGAAAAAAGGAAGGAATACCACGGTCCACGACAATCTGGACTGA
- a CDS encoding DUF1848 domain-containing protein: MIINTGMRTDIPAFYTPWFLNRLREGFVLVRNPYRPEQVTRYRLSPEVVDLIGFCTKNPAPMLDYMELLEPYGQYWFVTITPYGRDVEPGVPPVDQVLESFRKLSRMVGVRRIGWRYDPIFLSDRYTLEFHEKAFAYMVRALAGYTRICVISFIDLYPKVMRNFPEAVPVVREERIALGQYMIRTAREAGMTVRPCGEGRELEPFGADCRGCMTLEILENALGEKLRAPKLRGARKECSCHITCDIGAYDTCGHFCRYCYANTSREAVIRNRKQHDPASPFLIGHSQPGDQVHEARQESWKEWERSLF; encoded by the coding sequence ATGATCATCAACACAGGCATGAGGACGGATATCCCGGCTTTTTACACCCCCTGGTTCCTGAACCGGCTCCGGGAGGGGTTTGTTCTGGTCCGGAATCCTTACCGGCCGGAACAGGTCACCCGCTACCGGCTTTCTCCGGAGGTGGTGGACCTGATCGGATTCTGTACCAAAAATCCGGCGCCCATGCTGGATTATATGGAGTTACTGGAGCCTTATGGCCAATACTGGTTCGTGACCATTACGCCTTATGGCAGGGACGTCGAACCGGGAGTGCCTCCGGTGGACCAGGTGCTGGAAAGTTTCCGGAAGCTGTCACGGATGGTGGGGGTCCGGAGGATCGGCTGGCGGTATGATCCCATATTTTTATCGGACCGGTATACCCTGGAATTCCATGAAAAAGCCTTCGCATATATGGTCCGGGCTCTGGCAGGATATACCCGGATTTGCGTCATCAGTTTCATCGACCTGTATCCCAAGGTGATGCGGAATTTTCCGGAAGCGGTGCCGGTGGTTCGGGAAGAACGGATTGCCCTGGGCCAGTATATGATCCGGACAGCCCGGGAAGCCGGGATGACCGTACGGCCCTGCGGAGAGGGCAGGGAACTGGAGCCTTTCGGGGCGGACTGCCGGGGATGCATGACCCTGGAAATCCTGGAAAATGCCCTGGGAGAAAAACTCCGGGCGCCCAAACTGCGGGGAGCCCGGAAAGAATGCAGCTGTCACATTACCTGCGACATCGGAGCCTATGATACCTGCGGCCATTTCTGCCGGTATTGTTACGCCAATACCAGCAGGGAAGCGGTAATCCGGAACCGGAAACAGCACGACCCGGCATCTCCCTTCCTGATCGGCCACAGCCAGCCCGGGGACCAGGTCCATGAAGCCCGCCAGGAAAGCTGGAAGGAGTGGGAGAGGAGTTTGTTTTGA
- a CDS encoding GNAT family N-acetyltransferase translates to MNFKTYTHLPPEARALREEVFCKEQGFQEEFDAQDLHCRHGLLWNDQGDAVGVCRFFPGSEPGVWILGRIAVSRSVRGQGAGSLLVKGTEAAVKELGGTEIRLHAQVRAQHFYKTLGYEAYGPVEPEEGVPHQWMKKQVG, encoded by the coding sequence ATGAACTTCAAAACCTACACCCACCTCCCTCCGGAGGCCCGTGCCCTGCGGGAAGAGGTATTCTGCAAAGAACAGGGATTCCAGGAAGAATTCGACGCCCAGGACCTCCATTGCCGCCATGGTCTTTTATGGAATGATCAGGGAGATGCCGTGGGCGTCTGTCGTTTTTTCCCTGGATCGGAACCGGGGGTATGGATCCTGGGACGGATTGCCGTATCCAGGTCCGTCCGTGGCCAGGGGGCCGGCAGCCTTCTGGTAAAAGGCACCGAGGCAGCCGTAAAGGAACTGGGAGGAACGGAAATCCGTCTCCACGCCCAGGTCCGGGCCCAGCATTTTTACAAAACCCTGGGCTATGAAGCCTACGGGCCCGTGGAACCGGAAGAAGGCGTCCCCCATCAGTGGATGAAGAAACAAGTGGGATAA
- a CDS encoding EAL domain-containing protein: protein MTETTHTVRNESEPLHLALPSMRAFYQSAREQLEQEWAAGQELKSCPVFFNITNFRLYNASCGIEEGDHCLQQIAEILRKNFPGRLLTHLGADHFAVLAATSDVTERIESSCHDLRSLITNPNIELKAGIRYLNKPLSNEALTLAFDNDAALACKSISKDATRHYAVYTKEMGRIHQLQNYVRENLDKALASHHIKVYCQPIVRSLNGKVCSCEALARWDSPEYGLLSPALFIPTLEEARLIDRLDRYVVEQMARRLHSQLKQGQPVLPISINFSRLDFQLMDPVRLLEDTLTRYQLSRNLLYPEVTENALVLQDDSIRQGLCRFRKAGFKVWLDDFGSGYSSLNVLKDYHFHTLKLDMAFLHPFTKESRTILTAIVRMAKELGVHTLAEGVETREQAQFLRDIGCEKLQGYYFGRPLPAAECRPYCRDRNLSFETLPEAVLLDKAGLIDVSQSSPVAIVYDDSQTLQFLQANAGYLQALQSMGTRNVSDSNQFLSSLDFPMHQKFRRFADRARKSGQQETMTYVDNGQYMRVNLRTVAQVGHHCIHRAELYNISLDEEARDRQSRHFDTLLRNIILTYEGVWYLDLEHKVLEIIVPLTADQQTGTVNGDIDGTFRHFTDYFVHPRDRQRFLAFVDRNRFHQRAAASQCSVVREPFRILRSNGNFEWLIITGLALPKSPKGDILFYITKLPVAHNKAMRPILLEMLQSNGITTKSFDTDRNDPSSTLWQTFLRYSREKVVWKDHSHRIMGASRAFSQWVGIPQKDLLGKTVEDLGICVNRQETYEADEEVLRIGHCLTNRVFHFVISHMPHRVQVDRFPLYQNDRITGIALCFHDLDEEENRPLEDMHAAVTDEETGLLNYRGMVMAGLRYADTFRLYGDDYTATLIDVPEFDAIGLTYGQEFRRHLLQKVTGILTQYLPSTITISHIGSCCFLLFQKSTQIAQLREAHVQMANAIHEIQQVDGFPCTLYMHYAIVRGSEARSLDSLLQLLIKRMRESEEGQYGQALYTGDRFIFDREAFDSTDLSVVVSDPDTHDLLYCNPAMRKRSGIPLDAPLNGLKCYEQMAGLSAPCPDCCEPRLRCGRFISRVFHNPVAGADFLLRDTLIPWHGKNCHFSICLNLDDYLVKDTQFSHMLSVETSVNDAIRLGMYETDPVHGIRQMMSRIGRQLGADRILLAEETGDTVTLTYVWEADGIIPLGRDFQPIPRRELRPVFDQFSKNSTFSIPDMTAYWKANPDLSPHVPGLKRVALARLMLDGQPYGFIDAINPAEDKFHLAEELLSSLTRFFAILLRNRDLMQRLDRLSKSDQLTGLLNRRGFKDCLAALPENRQYAFVFGDLNGLKKANDTEGHEAGDQLIVAAADVFRHVGQTDFIFRMGGDEFLMIQEIRHPEDANALVNKLEAHFQTAGISIALGCTTAASPIDDIDTVLTRADALMYRQKSRQRHRKFPKE from the coding sequence ATGACCGAAACCACACACACTGTCCGGAATGAAAGTGAACCGCTGCATCTGGCTCTGCCTTCCATGCGGGCCTTCTATCAGTCTGCCAGGGAACAGCTGGAACAGGAATGGGCCGCGGGACAGGAGCTGAAGTCCTGTCCGGTTTTCTTCAACATCACCAACTTCCGGCTTTACAATGCCTCCTGCGGCATTGAAGAGGGAGACCATTGTCTCCAGCAGATTGCGGAAATCCTCCGGAAAAATTTTCCCGGCAGACTCCTGACCCATCTGGGTGCCGATCATTTTGCCGTGCTGGCCGCCACCTCCGATGTGACGGAACGGATCGAGTCCTCCTGTCACGACCTGCGGTCACTGATCACCAATCCCAACATCGAACTGAAGGCAGGGATCCGCTATCTGAACAAGCCTCTTTCCAACGAGGCCCTGACCCTGGCTTTCGACAACGATGCCGCCCTGGCCTGCAAATCCATCTCAAAGGATGCCACCCGGCACTATGCGGTCTATACAAAGGAAATGGGACGCATCCATCAGCTCCAGAACTATGTGCGGGAAAACCTGGACAAGGCCCTGGCCAGCCATCACATCAAGGTGTACTGCCAGCCCATCGTCCGTTCTCTGAACGGCAAGGTCTGCAGCTGCGAAGCCCTGGCCCGCTGGGATTCCCCGGAATACGGTCTCCTTTCCCCCGCCCTGTTCATCCCCACCCTGGAAGAAGCCCGGCTGATCGACCGTCTGGACCGGTATGTGGTGGAACAGATGGCCCGGCGGCTCCACAGCCAGCTGAAGCAGGGCCAGCCGGTCCTGCCCATTTCCATCAATTTCTCCCGTCTGGATTTCCAGCTGATGGATCCGGTCCGGCTGCTGGAAGATACCCTGACCCGATACCAGCTGTCCCGGAATCTCCTTTACCCGGAAGTGACGGAGAACGCCCTGGTCCTGCAGGATGATTCCATCCGCCAGGGTCTGTGCCGGTTCCGGAAAGCCGGTTTCAAAGTCTGGCTGGACGATTTTGGCAGCGGCTATTCTTCTCTGAACGTGCTGAAGGATTACCACTTCCATACCCTGAAACTGGACATGGCCTTTCTCCATCCTTTCACCAAAGAAAGCCGTACCATCCTTACGGCCATTGTTCGGATGGCCAAAGAACTGGGAGTCCACACCCTGGCAGAAGGGGTGGAGACCAGGGAACAGGCGCAGTTTCTCCGGGATATCGGCTGTGAAAAACTCCAGGGCTATTATTTCGGCAGGCCCCTGCCGGCTGCAGAATGCCGGCCCTACTGCCGTGACCGGAACCTGTCCTTCGAAACCCTCCCAGAAGCCGTCCTCCTGGATAAAGCCGGCCTCATCGATGTGAGCCAGTCTTCTCCGGTGGCCATTGTGTATGACGATTCCCAGACGCTTCAGTTCCTCCAGGCCAATGCCGGCTACCTGCAGGCCCTCCAGAGCATGGGAACGAGAAATGTTTCGGACAGCAACCAGTTCCTCAGTTCTCTGGATTTTCCCATGCACCAGAAGTTCCGCCGCTTCGCTGACAGAGCCCGGAAAAGCGGACAGCAGGAAACCATGACCTATGTGGACAACGGACAGTACATGCGGGTGAATCTCCGGACCGTAGCCCAGGTGGGACACCACTGCATCCACCGGGCGGAACTGTACAACATCAGTCTGGATGAAGAAGCCCGGGACAGACAGTCCCGGCATTTTGACACCCTGCTCCGGAACATCATCCTCACCTACGAAGGGGTATGGTATCTGGATCTGGAACACAAGGTGCTGGAAATCATCGTGCCGCTGACCGCCGATCAGCAGACAGGAACCGTCAACGGGGATATTGATGGCACATTCCGGCATTTCACCGACTACTTTGTCCATCCCAGGGACCGGCAGCGGTTCCTGGCCTTTGTGGACCGGAACCGGTTTCACCAGCGGGCAGCCGCCTCCCAATGTTCCGTTGTGCGGGAGCCCTTCCGCATTCTCCGCTCCAACGGCAATTTCGAATGGCTGATCATCACCGGCCTGGCACTGCCCAAATCCCCCAAAGGAGATATCCTGTTCTACATCACCAAACTTCCCGTCGCCCACAACAAGGCCATGCGCCCCATCCTGCTGGAAATGCTCCAAAGCAACGGCATCACGACGAAATCTTTTGATACTGACCGGAACGACCCCTCCTCCACCCTGTGGCAGACCTTTCTCCGGTACAGCCGGGAAAAAGTCGTCTGGAAGGACCATTCCCACCGGATCATGGGTGCCAGTCGCGCCTTCAGTCAATGGGTGGGAATCCCCCAAAAGGACCTGTTGGGCAAAACGGTCGAGGACCTGGGGATCTGCGTGAACCGTCAGGAAACCTATGAAGCGGATGAAGAAGTGTTGCGCATCGGTCATTGTCTCACCAACCGGGTTTTCCATTTTGTGATCAGCCACATGCCCCATCGGGTCCAGGTGGACAGATTCCCCCTGTATCAAAATGACCGGATCACCGGTATTGCCCTGTGTTTCCATGATCTGGACGAAGAAGAAAACCGGCCGCTGGAGGATATGCATGCAGCGGTAACCGATGAAGAGACCGGTTTGCTCAACTACCGGGGCATGGTCATGGCCGGGCTGCGCTATGCAGACACCTTCCGGCTGTATGGGGACGATTACACCGCCACCCTCATCGATGTACCGGAATTTGATGCCATCGGACTGACCTACGGCCAGGAATTCCGCCGTCACCTGCTTCAAAAAGTCACTGGCATCCTGACGCAGTACCTGCCCTCCACCATCACCATTTCCCATATCGGCAGCTGCTGCTTCCTGCTGTTCCAGAAATCCACCCAGATAGCCCAGCTCCGGGAAGCCCATGTCCAGATGGCCAATGCCATCCACGAAATCCAGCAGGTGGACGGCTTCCCCTGCACCCTGTACATGCACTATGCCATTGTCCGGGGTTCGGAAGCCCGGAGCCTGGACAGTCTTCTCCAGCTGCTGATCAAGCGCATGCGCGAATCGGAAGAAGGCCAGTACGGACAGGCTTTGTATACCGGTGACCGGTTCATTTTCGACCGGGAAGCTTTTGACAGCACCGACCTGAGTGTGGTGGTCTCTGATCCGGACACCCATGACCTGCTGTACTGCAATCCGGCCATGCGGAAACGCAGCGGCATTCCTTTGGATGCCCCTCTGAACGGGTTGAAATGCTATGAACAGATGGCCGGCCTTTCCGCTCCCTGTCCCGACTGCTGTGAGCCCCGGCTCCGCTGCGGCCGTTTTATATCCCGGGTTTTCCACAATCCGGTGGCCGGAGCTGATTTCCTGCTGCGGGATACCCTGATTCCCTGGCATGGGAAAAACTGCCATTTTTCCATCTGTCTGAATCTGGATGATTACCTGGTGAAAGACACCCAGTTCAGCCATATGCTGTCCGTTGAAACGTCAGTGAACGATGCCATCCGCCTGGGCATGTATGAAACGGACCCGGTCCACGGCATCCGGCAGATGATGAGCCGCATCGGCCGGCAGCTGGGAGCGGACCGGATCCTGCTGGCGGAAGAAACCGGCGATACGGTGACTCTGACCTACGTTTGGGAAGCAGACGGTATAATTCCCCTGGGAAGAGATTTCCAGCCCATCCCCCGGAGAGAACTCCGTCCTGTGTTCGACCAGTTCTCAAAAAACAGCACATTCTCCATTCCGGACATGACCGCATACTGGAAGGCCAATCCCGATCTGTCTCCCCACGTCCCGGGGCTCAAAAGGGTGGCCCTGGCCCGGCTGATGCTGGACGGCCAGCCCTATGGCTTTATTGATGCCATCAACCCCGCCGAAGACAAATTCCACCTGGCGGAGGAACTGCTGTCCTCCCTGACCCGGTTCTTCGCCATCCTGCTGCGGAACCGGGACCTGATGCAGCGGCTGGACCGGCTGAGCAAATCCGACCAGCTGACCGGTCTTTTGAACCGCCGGGGCTTCAAGGACTGCCTGGCCGCCCTGCCGGAGAACAGACAATACGCCTTTGTCTTCGGAGATCTGAACGGTCTGAAGAAAGCCAACGATACTGAGGGCCACGAAGCCGGGGATCAGCTGATCGTTGCAGCAGCGGATGTATTCCGCCATGTGGGACAGACGGATTTTATCTTCCGGATGGGCGGGGACGAATTCCTCATGATCCAGGAAATCCGTCATCCGGAGGATGCCAACGCCCTGGTGAACAAGCTGGAAGCCCATTTCCAGACGGCCGGGATCAGCATTGCCCTGGGCTGCACCACCGCCGCATCTCCCATTGACGATATCGACACCGTGCTCACCCGGGCCGATGCCTTGATGTACCGGCAGAAAAGCCGCCAGCGGCACCGGAAATTCCCCAAGGAATAA
- the thiW gene encoding energy coupling factor transporter S component ThiW, translated as MESKQQKVLRLVFLSMMIGLGVVISPILRVEGMCPMAHLINITCSVMLGPWYSLLCATLIGIIRMTVMGIPPLALTGAVFGAALSGIFYRVSGGKIIAACLGEVIGTGIIGAMVSYPVMEILMGRTGLSWMFYVPSFIAGTLIGGSIAFGLLTILSRNGTLLEFQRKLGVNIYDRGSHQQAARNLYGHHVQGAGK; from the coding sequence ATGGAAAGCAAACAGCAAAAAGTCCTGCGTCTGGTGTTTTTGTCCATGATGATCGGCCTGGGTGTGGTGATTTCCCCCATTCTCCGGGTGGAAGGCATGTGCCCCATGGCCCATCTGATCAACATTACCTGTTCGGTGATGCTGGGGCCCTGGTATTCCCTTCTGTGCGCCACCCTGATCGGCATCATCCGGATGACCGTCATGGGGATCCCGCCGCTGGCGCTGACCGGGGCTGTGTTCGGAGCTGCGCTGTCCGGGATCTTCTACCGGGTCAGCGGGGGCAAGATCATTGCCGCCTGCCTGGGTGAAGTGATCGGCACCGGGATCATCGGGGCCATGGTGTCCTACCCTGTAATGGAAATCCTGATGGGCCGCACCGGGCTTTCCTGGATGTTCTATGTGCCCAGCTTCATTGCCGGCACCCTCATCGGCGGTTCCATTGCCTTCGGGCTGCTCACCATCCTGTCCCGGAACGGGACCCTGTTGGAATTCCAGAGAAAATTGGGAGTGAATATCTATGACCGGGGAAGTCATCAGCAAGCTGCCCGGAACCTTTATGGACATCATGTCCAGGGTGCGGGAAAATGA
- the thiM gene encoding hydroxyethylthiazole kinase, whose amino-acid sequence MTGEVISKLPGTFMDIMSRVRENEPLIHCMTHAITMNDSANAILAVGGSPTMASHPQEVEEIVEAADSLVVNLGNINEERLEAMKIAGEKAHERGIPLLLDAVGVACSTLRLVYAQQFIEHNRPQIIKGNSSEIRTLCGLTAHAHGVDAGAEDAVTAENFAGDARAFGQYARQHGAVLLVTGPVDLVTDGETTLGIANGTPLLGRLTGTGCMVGALAGTWHACGPSLAAAALGTAVLGIAGEEAAKDCPGLGTFHIRLLDALSNLTGEKVAEKVKMVGAVA is encoded by the coding sequence ATGACCGGGGAAGTCATCAGCAAGCTGCCCGGAACCTTTATGGACATCATGTCCAGGGTGCGGGAAAATGAACCACTGATCCACTGCATGACCCATGCCATCACCATGAATGACAGCGCCAACGCCATATTGGCCGTGGGTGGGAGTCCCACCATGGCCTCCCATCCCCAGGAAGTGGAGGAAATCGTGGAGGCGGCGGATTCCCTGGTGGTGAATCTGGGGAACATCAATGAAGAACGGTTGGAAGCCATGAAGATTGCCGGGGAAAAGGCCCATGAACGGGGCATCCCCCTGCTGCTGGATGCGGTGGGGGTGGCCTGCAGCACCCTGCGGCTGGTGTACGCCCAGCAGTTCATCGAACATAACCGGCCCCAGATCATCAAGGGCAACAGTTCGGAAATCCGGACCCTCTGCGGTCTCACCGCCCATGCCCACGGAGTGGATGCCGGGGCAGAGGACGCGGTGACGGCGGAAAACTTTGCCGGGGATGCCCGGGCATTCGGCCAGTATGCCCGGCAGCATGGGGCAGTCCTTTTGGTCACCGGACCGGTGGACCTGGTGACGGATGGGGAGACCACCCTGGGCATTGCCAACGGGACACCCCTTCTGGGGCGGCTGACCGGTACCGGCTGCATGGTGGGGGCCCTGGCCGGCACCTGGCATGCCTGCGGTCCGTCCCTGGCGGCAGCGGCCCTGGGCACGGCGGTGCTGGGGATTGCCGGGGAAGAGGCAGCTAAAGACTGTCCCGGCCTGGGGACCTTCCACATCCGCCTGCTGGATGCCCTGTCCAACCTTACAGGAGAAAAGGTGGCGGAGAAAGTGAAGATGGTGGGGGCTGTTGCATGA
- a CDS encoding AbgT family transporter, which yields MAKEKKSLMNRFIHIIEKGGNKLPHPFILFGILLVAVLILSFVFSQLGTSITYFSASKTAGAAGKEVTVKVVNLLSADNLRYLITKYPDIYVGYTPLKLTLIMMATTAFIDKTGFFETLMKKYLLKAPKSLITFAVAFMAVNANLMSDAGTYFSLAIGGVIFHAMGRNPLIGVILGYAGCSGGFTANLFLAGTDALLAGITENIVEQMGLSIPINPAINYFFMASATVFLAITLTLFTEKVVCKMVGDGEGVVDRSLLEQYQPTPEQEKGLRWSGYGFLFFLVVMALLTVPQTAILRNQAGGFLPKSPLFQGITMIIAFLFVSTGLPYAWATGQVKKGRDLANILNAGLKTAIPLMTTTFMACVFIDMVNKSNIFKIVAIAGAEVLKGAHVGVLPLCLLVIIVTTLVNPFMTSGSSKWLLIAPMVVPMFAVLHVHPAYAQLAYRIGDSCTNICSPLHSALPVIIGLLEEYQAEGLIPLRPGETEQPEIGMGTIFSLTIPYSMVLLSTMTVMFIIWMVLGLPIGPGVTMYI from the coding sequence ATGGCAAAAGAAAAGAAGTCTCTCATGAACCGTTTCATCCACATCATTGAAAAAGGCGGCAACAAACTTCCCCATCCCTTTATCCTGTTCGGTATCCTCCTGGTGGCTGTCCTGATCCTGTCCTTTGTGTTCAGTCAGCTGGGAACCAGTATCACCTACTTCAGCGCTTCCAAAACAGCTGGCGCAGCCGGGAAGGAAGTGACCGTCAAGGTGGTCAATCTCCTGTCTGCGGACAATCTCCGGTATCTGATCACCAAATATCCGGATATCTATGTGGGATATACGCCGCTGAAACTGACCCTGATTATGATGGCCACTACGGCCTTCATCGACAAAACCGGCTTTTTTGAGACCCTGATGAAAAAATACCTGCTGAAGGCTCCCAAATCCCTGATTACGTTTGCGGTGGCTTTCATGGCCGTCAACGCCAATCTGATGAGTGATGCCGGGACCTATTTTTCCCTGGCCATCGGCGGGGTCATTTTCCATGCCATGGGACGGAATCCTCTCATCGGGGTGATCCTGGGGTACGCCGGCTGCAGCGGAGGCTTTACGGCCAACCTGTTCCTGGCAGGCACGGATGCTCTCCTGGCAGGGATTACGGAAAACATCGTGGAGCAGATGGGGCTGTCCATCCCCATCAATCCGGCCATCAACTATTTCTTCATGGCTTCGGCCACGGTATTCCTGGCCATTACCCTGACCTTGTTTACAGAGAAGGTTGTGTGTAAAATGGTAGGGGACGGAGAAGGGGTGGTGGACCGGTCCCTGCTGGAGCAGTACCAGCCCACCCCGGAACAGGAAAAAGGCCTGCGGTGGAGCGGGTACGGTTTTCTGTTTTTCCTGGTGGTGATGGCCCTTCTGACGGTGCCCCAGACGGCCATCCTGCGGAACCAGGCAGGAGGCTTCCTGCCCAAATCTCCTCTGTTCCAGGGGATTACCATGATCATCGCCTTTTTGTTCGTCAGCACCGGGCTGCCCTATGCCTGGGCCACCGGACAGGTGAAGAAGGGCCGTGACCTGGCCAATATCCTCAATGCCGGTCTGAAAACCGCCATTCCGCTTATGACCACCACCTTTATGGCCTGTGTATTCATCGATATGGTGAACAAATCCAACATTTTCAAAATTGTAGCCATTGCCGGGGCGGAAGTACTGAAGGGTGCCCATGTGGGGGTGCTGCCTCTGTGCCTCCTGGTGATTATCGTCACCACCCTGGTGAACCCGTTTATGACCAGCGGTTCTTCCAAATGGCTGCTGATCGCCCCCATGGTGGTACCCATGTTTGCCGTGCTCCATGTGCATCCGGCCTATGCCCAGCTGGCCTACCGGATTGGGGACTCCTGCACCAACATCTGTTCTCCTCTCCATTCAGCTCTGCCGGTGATCATCGGTCTCCTGGAAGAATACCAGGCCGAGGGACTGATCCCGCTCCGGCCGGGAGAAACGGAGCAGCCGGAAATCGGGATGGGAACCATTTTCTCCCTGACCATTCCCTATTCCATGGTGCTCCTGTCCACCATGACCGTCATGTTCATCATCTGGATGGTGCTGGGCCTGCCCATCGGACCTGGGGTGACCATGTACATCTGA
- a CDS encoding amidohydrolase family protein: MLIRNANLLNPGTERGIYDILIREGKIARIAPHIEAEEEVELDVQEMYVTPGLVDAHTHLGLKADSQGEFYADHNEKKSILSPEMRAIDAINPQNVNFEEARKAGITTCASGPGSLNVIGGQYACIKTLGHIVDDMVLDPYFAMKCALGENPKKGYETTRMGIAATLRNFLFQAKAYAEDPNHKFDMKLEPMVPVIRGEKALKIHCHEAIDIVTAVRICDEFHLKFTLDHVTCGAEVLDFLQKRPEIPLLLGPTLGHRGKVELHGKSFENVVKLAEGRDVCLITDAPVIPLEYLPVCAGLAIAKGMPYERALEAVTINPARVMGVEDRVGNLAPGKDADLVIWKDKPFVVIQDPVAVFIEGKRV; this comes from the coding sequence ATGCTGATCCGCAATGCCAATCTGCTGAACCCCGGTACGGAACGGGGCATCTATGACATCCTGATCCGGGAGGGGAAAATCGCCCGGATCGCTCCCCATATCGAAGCGGAAGAAGAAGTGGAACTGGATGTCCAGGAAATGTATGTGACGCCCGGGCTGGTGGATGCTCACACCCATCTGGGACTGAAAGCGGATTCCCAGGGGGAATTCTATGCCGACCACAATGAAAAAAAGAGCATCCTGTCCCCGGAAATGCGGGCCATCGATGCCATCAATCCCCAGAACGTGAATTTTGAGGAAGCCCGGAAAGCCGGGATTACCACCTGCGCCAGCGGTCCGGGGTCCCTGAACGTGATCGGGGGGCAGTACGCCTGCATCAAAACCCTGGGCCACATCGTCGACGACATGGTCCTGGACCCCTATTTCGCCATGAAATGTGCCCTGGGGGAAAACCCCAAGAAAGGGTATGAGACCACCCGGATGGGGATCGCTGCCACCCTGCGGAACTTCCTGTTCCAGGCCAAAGCCTATGCGGAAGACCCCAACCACAAATTCGACATGAAACTGGAACCCATGGTGCCGGTGATCCGGGGCGAAAAAGCCCTGAAGATCCACTGCCATGAAGCCATCGATATTGTGACGGCGGTACGGATCTGTGATGAATTCCATCTGAAATTCACCCTGGACCATGTAACCTGCGGGGCCGAGGTGCTGGATTTCCTCCAGAAACGGCCGGAAATCCCCCTGCTGCTGGGGCCCACCCTGGGGCACAGGGGCAAGGTGGAGCTCCATGGCAAAAGCTTCGAAAACGTGGTGAAGCTGGCGGAAGGCCGGGATGTGTGCCTGATCACGGATGCGCCGGTGATCCCTCTGGAATATCTGCCGGTATGCGCCGGTCTGGCCATTGCCAAAGGGATGCCCTATGAACGGGCCCTGGAAGCGGTGACCATTAACCCGGCCCGGGTCATGGGGGTGGAAGACCGGGTAGGGAACCTGGCTCCCGGCAAAGACGCCGACCTGGTGATCTGGAAGGACAAACCCTTCGTGGTGATCCAGGATCCGGTGGCGGTGTTCATCGAGGGGAAGAGGGTGTAA